The Paraburkholderia agricolaris genome includes the window GCCTTCCACCGACATCGCCCACGCGGCGCGCGCACCGTCGAGACCGAGCTGACGCTCGATGATCTCGTCTTTCGCGAAACCCACCAGCGTCTGTCCGCCGTTGCGGCCGGACGCTCCCCAGCCGGGACGGTGCGCATCGAGCACGATCACCGACAAGCCGCGCGCCCGGCACTCGAGCGCCACCGACAAACCGGCGAAGCCGGCACCGATCACGCAGACGTCTGCCTCCACAGTGCCGTCGAGCGTCGGATCGTCGGTAAGCGGCCGCGTCGCGCTCGCCTCGTAGTACGAGTTGGCGATCAGCGCATCGGCGCGGTGGTCGAGGGTGTTGAAGCCGGGAGTCGGAGCATTCATCAGAGCAGATCCTTCATTCGATACCAGGCCATCGCGAGCACGAGGGCAGGGGTGCGCAGTGTAGCGCCGCCAGGGAAGTCGCGGTGACGAATCTTGCCGAACAGATCGAAGCGCGATGCCTGGCCGTCGATCGCTTCGGCGATCAGCTTGCCCGCGAGGCCGGTGGTGTTCACGCCGTGACCGGAGAAGCCTTGAGCGAAATATACCGTAGGCGACAGGCGCCCGAAATGCGGCGCACGATTCATCGTAATGTCGACGAAACCGCCCCATGCATAGTCGATTTTGACATCGTCGAGTTGCGGGAAGGTCTTCAGCATATCGCGGCGCATCGCCTCACCGAGGTTGCGAGGCGCGAACGTCGAGTAGCTGACTTTACCGCCCCACAGCAAGCGGTTATCGGGCGCCGGGCGGAAATAGTCCAGTACGAAGCGGCTGTCGCACACGGCTGCTTTCGCCGGCATCAGCGCTTCGGCGCGATCGGGGTCGAGCGGTTCGGTGGCGATCACGTAGGTGCCGACCGGCATGATCTTGCTGGCGACATCCGGTGCGAGTTGGCCGAGATAGGTATTGCAGGCAAGCACGACGAATTGCGCATTGACCTGGCCGCGCGCGGTTTCGGCCACATGCCGGCCGTTTTCCTCGCGCAACGCGGTGACGCAACTGTCTTCGAAAATCCGTACGCCGGCGGCGCGTGCCGCACGCGCCAGGCCGAGTGTGTAGTTCAGCGGGTGCAGATGGCCGCTGTCCGCGTCGAACAGGCCGCCGAGATAGCGTTGCGATTGAACATACTCGCCGACGCCATCGGCGTCGACATAGCTGAAGCGCTCGTAACCGAAACGGCGTTGCGCTTCGTCGCGCCATTTTTGCAACGCGTTCGTATCGCGCGGCTTGTTCGCCGCCGTCAGATAACCGATGGTCAGATCGCAATCGATCTGATGCTTCGCGACGCGCTCCTTGACGATATCCAGGGTTTCGAGCCCCATGTCCCAAACACGCTTCACGTCATCCGCGGGCAAGAACTTCGCGAATGTATCGATATCGCAGGCAAAGCCGCCGATCAACTGGCCGCCGTTGCGGCCGCTCGCGGCCCAGCCGACTTTCGATGCTTCGAGTACCGCGACCGAGTGGCCGCGTTCGGCAAGATTCAACGCCGCCGAGATGCCGGTAAGGCCCGCGCCGATCACACAGACATCGACGTTGAGCGTTTCTTCGAGCGCAGGGTGGCGTGTGCTGTCGTTGGCGGTTGCTGCGTAATACGAGGCGACGTGAGGCTGGTTTGAGAATCGGAGCATAGGCAGAGCATGCAGAAGAGGCCTTGGCGCGTGGCCCGCAATAGAGCCGGGCCACGCGATGAGGCGAGTCGTGTTAGAACGCGTAGATGAACTGCGTCGCGAGCAGGTCGTTGGACTTGCCGTACGAACCGTCGTTCTTCAGGAACACCTGTTTGTTGGCCCAGTCGTGACGGTATTCCACCTTGACCGTGATCTGCTGGGTCGGGTAGAACAACAGATCGAGCGCAACGTCCTGACGGGTGGCGCCCTTGCATTCGAAGCCAAGACCGCCGCTCGCCTTCGAATTGGCGAGGCAGTCCGCACCAATACCGAAGCCGTTGGACGTGTCCATGCCATTCGAATTCAAGGCAATACCGCCACCGCCGCCGCCGTTCTTGCTGTCGACCAGCAGGTCATAACGAGCGGTCACGCCCATACGGCCCACCACCGGCATGCTGAACTTGCGGTGCGCGAGGAGCGACAGGCCGTACCACTGTGCCTGGCCACCGTTGAACGCGGCGTTCTGCTGCTGACCGTAGTCGACTTCGGCGTTGTATTGAACGTCCGCCAGCGTGTAGGCCAGGTCTGCTTCGCCGAAGAAGAACGTGCCGAACGCGCTCGGTGCCTGGCCACCCACGCCATACACCGGAATCGTATTGCCATTCACGTTCTGCGTGGCGGCCGAAAGCGTCTGACGGCCGATATTGAACGAACCGCCAATATCCAGCGCACTGGACCACGTGTAATCGACGCGCGCAGTGAAGGTCGGAATCTTGTTGCTGCTGGTGATCGGGTCGCCCAGCGCGTTCGTGCCGGTCTGTACCACGGAGCCATAGGTGCGGTACTGCTCGTTGCCCAGCATGAACTTCCATGCCCAGTTGCTGCTGTCGCCCGTGTAGTTCACGCCGACACCGATATAGCTGCCCGGATCGGAGAAGTCATACAGCAGGTTGTGCGTGAGCGTCAGCATCTGGTTCGACTGCTGCACTTCGTAGCCACCGAAGCTCGGCATCAAACCGGCCACGAAGGTCGTGGTGGCCGTCATAGGCACGGTCACGACAGCCGTATTCAGAATGTTGTTGCCGATATTGCCATGCTCGTTCTGCAGCAGCGTAATACCGTTGCCGCGGTTCGGCATCAGGGTGATCTCGGCCGACGGCGCCATCGGGCCGACACCGAAGGTCTTCTTGATATCGAGGTACAGATCGCCGAACGTGCTGTTGAAGTAGTTGTAGCTGCTTTCGTGGTTCGCGAACAGGAACGATGAACTGCTTGCCGCGCGGTTATACATGAACGTCGGATCGATATAGCCCGTCACCGACAGGCCCGCGATCGGACCGGTATTCTGCGCGTCCACCAGCGAATCGACCTTCAGCTGCTGATTGGCGATCTGCTGCTTCATCGAATCGACCTGATCGTTGGTCAGCGTCGCTTGCGCCTTGCCGTAATCCGGCGAGGAGATGTCGACCGGCGCGGCGGCCACCGCAGGAGCCGGGGCCGCGGTCGCCGTTGCCGCCGCCTTGGGTTTGGCGGCAACTTCGGAGCGTAACTGTTTCACCTCCTTTTGCAGCGCGTTCAGCTGGGCCTGGAGTGCCTTGATCTGGTCGCTGGTGGCGTCTGCCATGGCCATGCCAGGCAAACTCCCCGCCACCAACAGACAGATGAGCTTCTTTCTCATGCAAATTCTCCTTATTGGTCGTATTGCAAAAGGACTTCTTATGCGCGTGCCGTATCGAGTGATTTCCGTACGGTGGCTTGTTGTGGTGCTGTCGGCAACGGGTCGGCGGCTTCGGCAAGTGCAAAAGCCATCTGCATGTCGCGGTTGCGTTTGCGTTCACGCACCTGCATCCAGCGATTAACGGCGATCACACCGATCGTCACCGTGGTGATGAAGATCGTGGCGAGCGCATTCATTTCCGGATTCAAACCGAGGCGCACACGCGAGAACACGACGAGCGGCAGCGTGGTCGAACCGGGACCGGACAGGAACGCGGAGAGCACGAGGTCGTCGAAGGACAGCGTGAACGACAGCAGCCAGCCGGACATCAGTGCCTGCGAGATCAGCGGCAGCGTGATCAGGAAGAACACCTTGAAAGGCGTGGCGCCGAGATCGAGTGCGGCTTCTTCGAGCGACTTGTTGAGCTCCTTCACCCGCGATTGCACGATGATCGCCACGTACGACACGCACAGCATCACGTGGCCGATCCAGATCGTGAAGAGGCCGCGGCCCTTCGGCCAGCCGAGCATCTGTTCGAGCGCGACGAACAGCAACAGCAGCGAGATACCCTGAATCACTTCAGGAATCACGAGCGGCGCGTTAATCATGCCGGCGAACAGCGTGAAGCCGCGAAAGCGTCCGAAGCGGGCCAGCACGAAACCCGCCCACGTGCCGATCACCACCGAGGCGAACGCGGTCAGCAGACCGATCTTCAGCGACAGCCATGCGGCATTGAGCAGTTCGTCGTCCTGCAGCAGCGCGCCATACCATTTCAGCGAGAAGCCGGACCAGACCGTGACGAGCTTCGATTCGTTAAACGAATACACCACCAGGCTGATGATCGGGATATACAGAAACAGAAACCCGAACGTCAGCACGCTATTGGAAAGCGTTCTATTTGGCTTGATCATTTCGCGCCCTCCAGTTCCTTGACCTGGTAGTACTGGAACACGGCCATCGGCACGAGCAGCAGTAGAACCATGGCGACGGTGACGGCGGATGCCATCGGCCAGTCCATATCGTTGAAGAATTCATCCCACATCACACGGCCGATCATCAACGTGTCGGCGCCGCCGAGCAGTTCAGGAATCACGTACTCGCCGACCGCCGGAATGAACACCAGCAGACTGCCGGCGATGATGCCGTTCTTCGACAGCGGCAAGGTGATGCGCGTGAACGCGGTCCACGGTTTGCACCCGAGGTCGTAGGCGGCTTCGAGCAGCGTCAGATCCATCTTCACCAGATGCGCATACAGCGGCATCACCATGAACGGCAGGTACGAATAGACCATGCCGATATACACGCCAATATCCGTGTGGTAGAGGCGCAACGGCGAATGAATCATGCCGACGGCCATCAGCGTGTGATTGAGCAGGCCGTCGTCCTTCAGGATGCCGATCCATGCGTAGACGCGGATCAGGAACGACGTCCAGAACGGCAGCATCACGCCCATCATCAGCAGGTTGCGCTTGGTGGGCTCCGAGCGGGCGATGTAGTACGCAATCGGATAGCCGATCAGCAGGCAGAAGAAGGTCGAGATCGCCGCCATCTTCAGCGAACTGATATACGTCGCGACGTACAGATCGTCTTGCAGCAGGAACGCGTAGTGGCCGAGCTGCATGGCGAAATGCACCATGCCGTCCTTGACCGTCACGAGATCCGTGTACGGCGGAATGCCCAGGCGCAGATCGGCGAAGCTGATCTTCAGCACCAGCACGAACGGCAACGCGAAGAACACCGTGAGCCACAGGAACGGCACGCCGATTACGGTCGTGCGGCCCGACGGCACCAGGGGCGCGAAGCGTTTCTTCAGCCAGCCGGCGAGACGGCCGCTGGACGGCGCGCCGAGCGCCGCGGGGGAGGTAGTGGGATTGCTCATTGCGTCAGCACCACGCCGCTAGCCGGCGACCAGTAGACGAACACGTCGTCGTTATAGGAAGGGGCACCTTCGCTCATCAGGTGCGAGCTGGAGAGATTCGACACGACCGTCTTGCCGCTCGGAAGGCGCACGTGGTACAGCGAATAGCTGCCCATGTAGGCCACGTCCGAGACCACGCCACGCGTCCAGTTGTGCGGCGTAGCCGGTTTTTCGTGCGATACCTTCACGCGTTCCGGGCGCACCGAGATGCCCACCGGCATGCCGAGCGGCCCGGTAATGCCGTGGCTCACGTAAATGCGCGTTTCGAGGTCTTCGCTTTCGACGAAGATGTGGTCCGGCTCATCCGCGACCACCGTGCCTTCGAACAGGTTGGTCGAGCCGATGAACTCGGCCGAGAAGCGGCTGTTCGGAAACTCGTACACCTGGCTGGGCGAGCCGATCTGCACGATGCGGCCTTCGCTCATCACAGCGAGACGCCCGGCCATCGTCATGGCTTCTTCCTGATCGTGCGTGACCATCACGCAGGTCACGTCGACCTTGTCGATGATATTCACCAGTTCGAGCTGGGTCTTCTGGCGGATCTGTTTATCGAGCGCCGACATCGGCTCGTCGAGCAGCAGCAGCTTGGGGCGCTTGACGAGCGAGCGGGCCAGCGCCACGCGCTGCTGCTGTCCACCGGACAGCTGATGCGGCTTGCGTTGCGCGTACTTACCCATTTGCACGAGATTGAGCGCGTCGGCAACACGTTCCTTGATTTCGTTCTTCGGCGTGCCTTCCTGCTTGAGGCCGAAGGCGATATTCGCTTCGACCGTCATGTGCGGGAATAGCGCATACGACTGGAACATCATGTTGACCGGCCGCTTGTACGGCGGCATCGCGGCGAGATCTTCGCCGTCGACGAAAATGCGCCCGGACGTCACCGTCTCGAGCCCCGCGAGCATGCGCAGGAGTGTGGACTTGCCGCAGCCGGAGCTGCCGAGCAGGGCGAACAGCTCGTTCTTGGCAATACTCAGGTTGACGTTGTCGACAGCAGTGCTGTCACCGAATTTCTTCACGACATTTTCGATGCGAACGAATTCGTCCGATTTCGATTTTGTCGTCGGGGCGGGGCGGG containing:
- a CDS encoding NAD(P)/FAD-dependent oxidoreductase, which translates into the protein MLRFSNQPHVASYYAATANDSTRHPALEETLNVDVCVIGAGLTGISAALNLAERGHSVAVLEASKVGWAASGRNGGQLIGGFACDIDTFAKFLPADDVKRVWDMGLETLDIVKERVAKHQIDCDLTIGYLTAANKPRDTNALQKWRDEAQRRFGYERFSYVDADGVGEYVQSQRYLGGLFDADSGHLHPLNYTLGLARAARAAGVRIFEDSCVTALREENGRHVAETARGQVNAQFVVLACNTYLGQLAPDVASKIMPVGTYVIATEPLDPDRAEALMPAKAAVCDSRFVLDYFRPAPDNRLLWGGKVSYSTFAPRNLGEAMRRDMLKTFPQLDDVKIDYAWGGFVDITMNRAPHFGRLSPTVYFAQGFSGHGVNTTGLAGKLIAEAIDGQASRFDLFGKIRHRDFPGGATLRTPALVLAMAWYRMKDLL
- a CDS encoding DUF3138 family protein, producing MRKKLICLLVAGSLPGMAMADATSDQIKALQAQLNALQKEVKQLRSEVAAKPKAAATATAAPAPAVAAAPVDISSPDYGKAQATLTNDQVDSMKQQIANQQLKVDSLVDAQNTGPIAGLSVTGYIDPTFMYNRAASSSSFLFANHESSYNYFNSTFGDLYLDIKKTFGVGPMAPSAEITLMPNRGNGITLLQNEHGNIGNNILNTAVVTVPMTATTTFVAGLMPSFGGYEVQQSNQMLTLTHNLLYDFSDPGSYIGVGVNYTGDSSNWAWKFMLGNEQYRTYGSVVQTGTNALGDPITSSNKIPTFTARVDYTWSSALDIGGSFNIGRQTLSAATQNVNGNTIPVYGVGGQAPSAFGTFFFGEADLAYTLADVQYNAEVDYGQQQNAAFNGGQAQWYGLSLLAHRKFSMPVVGRMGVTARYDLLVDSKNGGGGGGIALNSNGMDTSNGFGIGADCLANSKASGGLGFECKGATRQDVALDLLFYPTQQITVKVEYRHDWANKQVFLKNDGSYGKSNDLLATQFIYAF
- a CDS encoding ABC transporter permease subunit, giving the protein MIKPNRTLSNSVLTFGFLFLYIPIISLVVYSFNESKLVTVWSGFSLKWYGALLQDDELLNAAWLSLKIGLLTAFASVVIGTWAGFVLARFGRFRGFTLFAGMINAPLVIPEVIQGISLLLLFVALEQMLGWPKGRGLFTIWIGHVMLCVSYVAIIVQSRVKELNKSLEEAALDLGATPFKVFFLITLPLISQALMSGWLLSFTLSFDDLVLSAFLSGPGSTTLPLVVFSRVRLGLNPEMNALATIFITTVTIGVIAVNRWMQVRERKRNRDMQMAFALAEAADPLPTAPQQATVRKSLDTARA
- a CDS encoding ABC transporter permease subunit; translated protein: MSNPTTSPAALGAPSSGRLAGWLKKRFAPLVPSGRTTVIGVPFLWLTVFFALPFVLVLKISFADLRLGIPPYTDLVTVKDGMVHFAMQLGHYAFLLQDDLYVATYISSLKMAAISTFFCLLIGYPIAYYIARSEPTKRNLLMMGVMLPFWTSFLIRVYAWIGILKDDGLLNHTLMAVGMIHSPLRLYHTDIGVYIGMVYSYLPFMVMPLYAHLVKMDLTLLEAAYDLGCKPWTAFTRITLPLSKNGIIAGSLLVFIPAVGEYVIPELLGGADTLMIGRVMWDEFFNDMDWPMASAVTVAMVLLLLVPMAVFQYYQVKELEGAK
- a CDS encoding ABC transporter ATP-binding protein, whose product is MNSTTQTSVAGAAQTARPAPTTKSKSDEFVRIENVVKKFGDSTAVDNVNLSIAKNELFALLGSSGCGKSTLLRMLAGLETVTSGRIFVDGEDLAAMPPYKRPVNMMFQSYALFPHMTVEANIAFGLKQEGTPKNEIKERVADALNLVQMGKYAQRKPHQLSGGQQQRVALARSLVKRPKLLLLDEPMSALDKQIRQKTQLELVNIIDKVDVTCVMVTHDQEEAMTMAGRLAVMSEGRIVQIGSPSQVYEFPNSRFSAEFIGSTNLFEGTVVADEPDHIFVESEDLETRIYVSHGITGPLGMPVGISVRPERVKVSHEKPATPHNWTRGVVSDVAYMGSYSLYHVRLPSGKTVVSNLSSSHLMSEGAPSYNDDVFVYWSPASGVVLTQ